One stretch of Patescibacteria group bacterium DNA includes these proteins:
- the secG gene encoding preprotein translocase subunit SecG has product MEKIIGIVEIVISIILVTTILLQARGTGLGSAFGGDSNVYRTKRGIEKTLFTISIVFGVLFFLVGLLNIILPTILK; this is encoded by the coding sequence ATGGAAAAAATCATCGGAATCGTAGAGATTGTTATCTCGATTATCCTCGTAACAACTATTCTACTTCAGGCTCGCGGTACGGGCCTGGGCAGCGCATTTGGCGGCGACAGCAACGTCTATCGCACCAAGCGCGGCATTGAAAAAACTCTATTCACAATAAGCATCGTCTTTGGCGTGCTTTTCTTTCTCGTGGGATTGCTGAATATTATTCTCCCCACCATACTTAAATAG